The Neofelis nebulosa isolate mNeoNeb1 chromosome X, mNeoNeb1.pri, whole genome shotgun sequence genome has a segment encoding these proteins:
- the LOC131503053 gene encoding ferritin heavy chain-like — translation MATAPSSQVRQNYHPECEAAINSQINLELYASYVYLSMAFYFDRADVALENFSKFFLRQSHEESQHAEKLMQLQNQRGGRIRLHDIVRPDRDNWESGLNAMECAFHLEKSLNQSLLDLHQLATDKNDAHLCSFLETNYLHEQVKVIKELGGYITSLRKMGAPETGMAEYLFDKLTLGNSDKH, via the coding sequence ATGGCCACCGCGCCGTCCTCTCAAGTGCGCCAGAACTACCACCCCGAATGCGAGGCCGCCATCAACAGCCAGATCAACCTGGAGCTCTACGCCTCCTACGTGTACCTGTCGATGGCCTTCTATTTCGACCGCGCCGACGTGGCCCTGGAGAATTTCTCCAAGTTCTTCCTGCGCCAGTCCCACGAGGAGAGCCAGCATGCCGAGAAGCTGATGCAGCTGCAGAACCAGCGTGGGGGCCGCATCCGCCTCCACGACATCGTGAGGCCTGACCGCGACAACTGGGAGAGCGGCCTCAACGCCATGGAGTGCGCCTTTCACCTGGAGAAGAGCCTGAACCAGAGCCTGCTCGACCTGCACCAGCTGGCCACCGACAAGAACGACGCCCATCTGTGCAGCTTCCTGGAGACCAACTACCTGCACGAGCAAGTCAAGGTCATCAAAGAGCTGGGGGGCTACATCACCAGCCTGCGCAAGATGGGGGCCCCGGAAACCGGCATGGCAGAGTACCTCTTTGACAAGCTCACCCTGGGCAACAGCGACAAGCACTGA